The sequence ATCCCTGTCTGCCCTGAAGTCGAAGGCGGACTCCCCACACCCAGACCACCTGCAGAGATCACTGGCGATCAAGTTCTACGTGAGAATGGGGAAGACGTAACCCTGCAATTCAAAAGGGGCGCAAAACTGTGTCGAGACAAAGGCTTGGCTGATAATGCTGCCTTGGCCATCCTCAAAAGCCGTAGTCCTGCCTGTGGGTGTGGACAGATTTATGATGGCTCTTTCTCCGGAAAACTGATTGATGGTGATGGTATATTCACTCAATCCCTAAAAGCTGCAGGGATTAAATGCATTTCAGATGAAGATTACCTGAATTCTGAATATCCGTAGAGACGTAGCACGCTACGTCTCTACCACCACCAAATAAATAATTCGTAACCATTTCTAATCGAGTGTGTCAAAGATTTGTAAGCTGAAATATTTGACATTATTTAAATTATAAGAGGCGCTGACGAAGTCCTCGAAAATGGAGTGAAAAATGACCGAAAATTTAACCAAACAAGCTTTTATTGAGAAAGTGTTTGATTACGAGAACGAAAAAGAGTGGAATTACAAGGGCGATACCCCTTGCATTATTGATTTCTGGGCTGAATGGTGTGCTCCCTGTAAAGCAGTTGGCCCCGTTTTAGAAGAGCTTTCCGAAGACTATGCAGGCAAGGTCATCGTTTATAAAGTCAATACTGAAACCGAGCAGGAATTGGCCGGAGTCTTCGGTATCCGTAGTATTCCCTCATTGCTATTCGTACCCGTAGGTGAAAAACCACAGATGGCCGCTGGTGCCCTTCCCAAGGAAACCTTTGTGCAAGCCTTCAAAGATGTCCTGGGGATCGATCCTGTTACAGCATAAGCTGATCTTATATAGTTAGTGACAAAAAGCACGGATGAGAGTCTGTGCTTTTTTTTAAAGTCTTGAGGTGGTTTGCAATACAGTCCTCTGCGGTTATGAGCTTTTGAAAATTGTAATGATTTTGTTGATTCCGCTACGAAAAGTTATTTCAATTCCCTTCACAACTATGCATGTCCATCTATATTGACCGCCAATGGGAGCTGAACACATTTGAATTCAAAAGTCATGGCTGGAGTCGATGAGGCTGGTCGGGGACCACTGGCTGGTCCTGTAGTCGCTGCTGCTGTTATTCT comes from Candidatus Neomarinimicrobiota bacterium and encodes:
- the trxA gene encoding thioredoxin, with translation MTENLTKQAFIEKVFDYENEKEWNYKGDTPCIIDFWAEWCAPCKAVGPVLEELSEDYAGKVIVYKVNTETEQELAGVFGIRSIPSLLFVPVGEKPQMAAGALPKETFVQAFKDVLGIDPVTA
- a CDS encoding DUF523 domain-containing protein; this translates as IPVCPEVEGGLPTPRPPAEITGDQVLRENGEDVTLQFKRGAKLCRDKGLADNAALAILKSRSPACGCGQIYDGSFSGKLIDGDGIFTQSLKAAGIKCISDEDYLNSEYP